A window of Aeromicrobium sp. Root236 contains these coding sequences:
- the nuoK gene encoding NADH-quinone oxidoreductase subunit NuoK: MNEYITLSLILFTIGSVGVLVRRNAIVVFMCIELMLNATNLAFVSFSRQNGNLDGQVAAFFVMVVAAAEVVVGLSIIVSIYRARRSASVDEASLLKS; this comes from the coding sequence GTGAACGAGTACATCACGCTGTCCCTGATCCTGTTCACGATCGGCTCGGTGGGCGTCCTCGTCCGCCGCAACGCGATCGTGGTCTTCATGTGCATCGAGCTCATGCTCAACGCGACCAACCTCGCGTTCGTGAGCTTCTCGCGGCAGAACGGCAACCTCGACGGGCAGGTGGCGGCGTTCTTCGTCATGGTCGTCGCGGCCGCCGAGGTCGTCGTCGGCCTGTCGATCATCGTGTCCATCTATCGCGCGCGTCGTTCGGCCTCGGTCGACGAGGCGAGCCTCTTGAAGTCGTAG